A genomic region of Oncorhynchus mykiss isolate Arlee chromosome 2, USDA_OmykA_1.1, whole genome shotgun sequence contains the following coding sequences:
- the si:ch211-197h24.6 gene encoding uncharacterized protein si:ch211-197h24.6 isoform X2: MQHGNNPRPSYGAPPQKRFRNANGGANNRRKQPNFSADIVFTTKAGNVQTIPSLTKQLKAITGETVIGLQYVWEYRSPSKSVPPHYQCKLCKVSRLQTDMLAHIKGWKHSFRYMKQNHSAKIPFEEDAATKDHDVRKKVKKAAAELEKAEGRGQLKVILKEPSEVQAFAGLRSAIPNMGPPGGMGGPGGMGARGPKPGGRFAEPLFPGEFPLQGGLLNYPMGGMGGYSDPLSRSTSSTAFQKRDMSFRGYPDNTGGLGGSADGFGPGRDGGFGQEGLLGESPGSCYPDEFRGGQMGSGSGQGLMGAVPETSSLPSTLLKYLDNFRIENESDAQIVLKVTQKLTDVLMDYRLRSVSAGPSMKSGLSLGSMSYSDSPRMSSGSDRFSGGFSGNLSGPSRYSDGPSRYYN; this comes from the exons ATGCAGCACGGCAACAATCCAAGGCCATCTTATGGCGCTCCACCACAGAAGAGGTTCAGGAACGCTAATGGAGGGGCTAACAACAGG AGAAAGCAGCCTAACTTCTCTGCTGACATAG TGTTCACCACCAAGGCGGGAAATGTGCAGACCATCCCGTCCTTGACCAAACAGTTGAAGGCCATCACTGGTGAGACTGTCATTG gtcttcagtatgtgtggGAGTACCGCAGTCCCAGTAAGTCAGTCCCGCCCCATTACCAGTGTAAACTCTGCAAGGTGAGCCGTCTGCAGACTGACATGCTGGCTCACATCAAGGGCTGGAAGCACTCCTTCAGATACATG AAGCAAAATCATTCTGCCAAGATTCCCTTTGAGGAAGATGCTGCCACAAAGGACCATGACGTGAGGAAGAAGGTGAAAAAAGCAGCAGCAGAGCTGGAGAAGGCAGAGGGCAGGGGACAGCTGAAG GTGATTCTGAAGGAGCCCAGTGAGGTCCAAGCGTTTGCAGGACTGC GTTCAGCAATCCCCAACATGGGGCCACCAGGAGGGATGGGAGGGCCAGGAGGGATGGGAGCTAGAGGACCAAAaccag GTGGCAGGTTTGCAGAGCCTCTGTTCCCAGGGGAGTTCCCTCTCCAAGGCGGCCTCCTCAACTACCCCATGGGTGGTATGGGGGGCTACTCTGACCCCCTGTCTCGCTCCACTTCCTCTACGGCCTTCCAGAAAAGGGACATGAGCTTCCGAGGCTACCCTGACAATACGGGGGGGCTGGGGGGTTCAGCCGATGGCTTTGGGCCGGGAAGGGACGGAGGCTTTGGCCAGGAGGGGCTGTTGGGGGAGAGTCCGGGAAGCTGCTACCCTGATGAGTTCAGAGGGGGACAGATGGGAAGTGGATCAGGCCAAGGGTTGATGGGAGCTGTACCTGAAACCAGCAGCCTTCCGTCCACGCTACTCAAATACCTG gACAATTTCCGGATCGAGAACGAGAGTGATGCTCAGATCGTGCTGAAGGTGACACAGAAGCTGACGGATGTCCTAATGGACTACAGACTTAGGAGTGTTTCCGCG GGTCCTAGTATGAAGAGCGGTTTGTCGCTGGGCTCCATGAGCTACTCTGATTCTCCCAGAATGTCTAGCGGTAGTGACCGCTTCTCAGGTGGCTTCTCTGGGAACCTCTCCG GCCCTTCCAGATACTCTGATGGTCCATCCAGGTACTACAATTAA
- the si:ch211-197h24.6 gene encoding uncharacterized protein si:ch211-197h24.6 isoform X1 codes for MQHGNNPRPSYGAPPQKRFRNANGGANNRRKQPNFSADIVFTTKAGNVQTIPSLTKQLKAITGETVIGLQYVWEYRSPSKSVPPHYQCKLCKVSRLQTDMLAHIKGWKHSFRYMKQNHSAKIPFEEDAATKDHDVRKKVKKAAAELEKAEGRGQLKVILKEPSEVQAFAGLRSAIPNMGPPGGMGGPGGMGARGPKPGGRFAEPLFPGEFPLQGGLLNYPMGGMGGYSDPLSRSTSSTAFQKRDMSFRGYPDNTGGLGGSADGFGPGRDGGFGQEGLLGESPGSCYPDEFRGGQMGSGSGQGLMGAVPETSSLPSTLLKYLDNFRIENESDAQIVLKVTQKLTDVLMDYRLRSVSAQGPSMKSGLSLGSMSYSDSPRMSSGSDRFSGGFSGNLSGPSRYSDGPSRYYN; via the exons ATGCAGCACGGCAACAATCCAAGGCCATCTTATGGCGCTCCACCACAGAAGAGGTTCAGGAACGCTAATGGAGGGGCTAACAACAGG AGAAAGCAGCCTAACTTCTCTGCTGACATAG TGTTCACCACCAAGGCGGGAAATGTGCAGACCATCCCGTCCTTGACCAAACAGTTGAAGGCCATCACTGGTGAGACTGTCATTG gtcttcagtatgtgtggGAGTACCGCAGTCCCAGTAAGTCAGTCCCGCCCCATTACCAGTGTAAACTCTGCAAGGTGAGCCGTCTGCAGACTGACATGCTGGCTCACATCAAGGGCTGGAAGCACTCCTTCAGATACATG AAGCAAAATCATTCTGCCAAGATTCCCTTTGAGGAAGATGCTGCCACAAAGGACCATGACGTGAGGAAGAAGGTGAAAAAAGCAGCAGCAGAGCTGGAGAAGGCAGAGGGCAGGGGACAGCTGAAG GTGATTCTGAAGGAGCCCAGTGAGGTCCAAGCGTTTGCAGGACTGC GTTCAGCAATCCCCAACATGGGGCCACCAGGAGGGATGGGAGGGCCAGGAGGGATGGGAGCTAGAGGACCAAAaccag GTGGCAGGTTTGCAGAGCCTCTGTTCCCAGGGGAGTTCCCTCTCCAAGGCGGCCTCCTCAACTACCCCATGGGTGGTATGGGGGGCTACTCTGACCCCCTGTCTCGCTCCACTTCCTCTACGGCCTTCCAGAAAAGGGACATGAGCTTCCGAGGCTACCCTGACAATACGGGGGGGCTGGGGGGTTCAGCCGATGGCTTTGGGCCGGGAAGGGACGGAGGCTTTGGCCAGGAGGGGCTGTTGGGGGAGAGTCCGGGAAGCTGCTACCCTGATGAGTTCAGAGGGGGACAGATGGGAAGTGGATCAGGCCAAGGGTTGATGGGAGCTGTACCTGAAACCAGCAGCCTTCCGTCCACGCTACTCAAATACCTG gACAATTTCCGGATCGAGAACGAGAGTGATGCTCAGATCGTGCTGAAGGTGACACAGAAGCTGACGGATGTCCTAATGGACTACAGACTTAGGAGTGTTTCCGCG CAGGGTCCTAGTATGAAGAGCGGTTTGTCGCTGGGCTCCATGAGCTACTCTGATTCTCCCAGAATGTCTAGCGGTAGTGACCGCTTCTCAGGTGGCTTCTCTGGGAACCTCTCCG GCCCTTCCAGATACTCTGATGGTCCATCCAGGTACTACAATTAA
- the rbm12ba gene encoding RNA binding motif protein 12Ba → MTIVLRLQGLNIKAGTEDIRRFFTNLYIPEGGVYIIGGHLGEAFIVFTTERDGQHAIRRSGTLLRGSPVTLHISSIAELQRKMESKLQSEKLIPELLPEKKPLLPLPDPATALLFGLVAVIQGLQSNQPGEHSKATVAPGPVLRANSPAVGCVLRADNTAVPGSELRRPDKAYRPRPGYVRLFGLPKTVTSQDICHFFKGLLVQDVIANVKLGVRQGCLVKFGHAQDACDALSFNHQQLGRISVEVRGASEEMWSYAVQQCQNPSYDPLETPLYRPTTQRERTSYKPQEMPSYTIQRDGPSLESKEMQHQERARPSYRTQRQSLYEPAREIHRTWAKRRSEDRSLSRSPKRPRSCESLSLSVEYCIMAKNLSKTITKTEIKELFGCPNIANSKILHLLYKDSERTDTAFVIFDQTEDYVYALNLNGCHVGSQAIDVSSVTKEKMQAMLSTGRHHGNPKTTPAVSERSEEKHQIVRPRVRPFPTAQTCVYVRNLQSDVTKMEIKDFFCDLPLTEQFIYILCDQDGNGIGEAVAQFKTEDFATQAQKQHGKTYMGTRVLLTCINFQQMEDILKRNA, encoded by the coding sequence ATGACCATAGTACTTCGGTTGCAGGGTCTGAATATTAAGGCCGGGACTGAAGACATACGCAGATTCTTTACCAACTTATACATCCCAGAAGGTGGTGTATATATTATAGGAGGACACCTTGGTGAAGCGTTCATTGTGTTCACTACAGAGAGAGATGGCCAGCACGCAATAAGGCGCTCTGGAACTCTTCTTAGAGGGTCTCCGGTGACCCTACATATTAGTAGCATCGCAGAACTGCAACGAAAAATGGAGTCCAAACTACAGAGTGAGAAGCTCATTCCAGAGTTGTTACCTGAGAAGAAGCCTTTGCTGCCCTTGCCCGACCCTGCCACAGCCCTACTGTTCGGCCTTGTTGCTGTTATCCAAGGACTGCAATCTAATCAGCCAGGAGAGCACAGCAAAGCGACAGTAGCACCTGGTCCTGTGCTCAGGGCCAATAGCCCAGCTGTCGGTTGTGTGCTCAGGGCTGATAACACAGCTGTGCCTGGGAGTGAGCTAAGGAGACCAGATAAGGCTTACAGGCCAAGACCAGGCTATGTCAGGCTCTTTGGCCTGCCAAAGACTGTCACCAGCCAGGATATCTGCCACTTCTTCAAAGGCCTGTTGGTCCAGGATGTGATAGCTAATGTGAAGCTGGGCGTGAGACAGGGCTGCCTTGTAAAGTTTGGGCATGCCCAGGACGCATGTGATGCCCTAAGCTTCAACCACCAGCAACTGGGCCGCATCAGCGTGGAGGTCCGTGGGGCCTCTGAGGAGATGTGGAGCTATGCCGTCCAGCAGTGTCAGAACCCTTCATATGATCCCTTGGAAACCCCCTTGTATAGGCCaacaacccagagagagagaacctcatACAAGCCCCAAGAAATGCCCTCATATACAATCCAGAGAGATGGACCCTCATTAGAATCCAAGGAAATGCAGCACCAGGAAAGGGCAAGGCCCTCATACAGAACCCAAAGACAAAGCTTGTATGAACCTGCCAGAGAAATACACAGGACCTGGGCCAAGAGGCGCTCTGAAGACAGATCGCTGTCACGGTCACCGAAGAGGCCCAGATCCTGTGAGTCCCTTTCACTGAGCGTGGAGTACTGTATTATGGCCAAAAATCTATCGAAAACAATAACGAAGACTGAGATAAAAGAATTGTTTGGCTGTCCGAACATCGCCAACAGCAAAATATTACACTTACTGTATAAGGATAGCGAGAGGACAGATACAGCGTTTGTAATATTCGACCAAACGGAAGACTACGTTTATGCTTTGAACCTCAACGGCTGCCATGTTGGTTCCCAGGCCATAGACGTCTCATCTGTCACCAAGGAGAAGATGCAAGCCATGTTGTCAACTGGGAGACACCATGGCAACCCCAAGACAACACCAGCAGTGTCAGAGCGAAGCGAGGAGAAACATCAGATTGTGAGACCCAGGGTGAGACCGTTTCCCACAGCACAGACATGTGTTTACGTACGAAACCTCCAGTCAGACGTGACGAAAATGGAAATAAAAGATTTTTTCTGTGACCTTCCTCTGACTGAACAGTTTATCTACATTCTGTGTGATCAAGATGGCAATGGCATCGGTGAGGCTGTGGCTCAGTTTAAAACTGAGGATTTTGCCACACAGGCCCAGAAACAACATGGCAAGACATATATGGGGACCAGAGTGCTGCTCACCTGTATCAACTTCCAGCAGATGGAGGACATCTTGAAAAGGAATGCGTGA